In the genome of Geotrypetes seraphini chromosome 16, aGeoSer1.1, whole genome shotgun sequence, one region contains:
- the LOC117349698 gene encoding olfactory receptor 11G2-like, whose translation MEERNQTRVKEFIFNGLANNDGTKAALFTLFLVIYNLTLFSNASIIMLVWSKASLHKPMYIFLGNLSFLEICFTTSTIPKMLSGLLSKVNSISFEGCFLQFYFFFSCGATEHFLLTVMGFDRYLAICHPLRYNTLMSNYKCCLYATYCWIIGFVWALFPVILISHLPFCGPNKINHFLCDPGPLMELTCEKDYAIEMVITVYISMVIYSTSTCTFISYAFIIRTILKIPSASGRRKAFATCASHLIVVSIFFGTIMYMYVRPPGSHPFDIDKVIAVFYALVTPFMNPVIYSLRNKEVLDVVKKMMRSS comes from the coding sequence ATGGAAGAAAGAAACCAAACACGTGTGAAagaatttatttttaatggaCTCGCCAACAATGACGGGACAAAAGCTGCTCTATTTACACTATTTCTAGTGATCTACAACCTCACATTGTTCTCAAATGCATCCATCATTATGTTGGTATGGTCCAAGGCTTCCCTCCATAAACCTATGTACATTTTCCTTGGCAACTTGTCTTTTCTCGAAATCTGTTTTACAACCAGCACAATCCCAAAAATGCTTTCTGGCTTGCTGTCTAAagttaattctatttctttcgaAGGTTGCTTCCTacaattttatttcttcttcAGCTGTGGCGCAACTGAACATTTTCTTCTTACTGTTATGGGTTTTGATCGATACCTCGCCATCTGCCATCCTCTCCGCTACAATACCTTAATGAGCAATTACAAATGTTGTCTCTATGCTACTTATTGCTGGATTATTGGGTTTGTCTGGGCTTTGTTTCCCGTAATATTAATATCACATTTGCCATTCTGTGGCCCAAATAAGATTAATCATTTCCTGTGTGATCCTGGTCCTCTCATGGAACTCACTTGTGAGAAAGACTATGCTATAGAAATGGTCATTACTGTATATATCTCCATGGTGATCTACAGTACTTCCACCTGTACTTTCATCTCATATGCTTTCATTATACGAACTATATTAAAAATCCCATCCGCTTCTGGGCGCCGTAAGGCCTTTGCTACATGTGCCTCCCACCTTATCGTGGTGTCCATATTTTTTGGAACTATTATGTATATGTATGTTAGGCCACCAGGGAGTCATCCATTCGACATAGATAAGGTAATAGCTGTGTTCTATGCACTTGTGACTCCATTCATGAATCCAGTAATCTACAGCCTAAGAAATAAGGAAGTCTTGGATGTGGTAAAGAAGATGATGCGATCATCATAA